A single window of Nicotiana sylvestris chromosome 3, ASM39365v2, whole genome shotgun sequence DNA harbors:
- the LOC138887989 gene encoding uncharacterized protein: MGMDWLASCHANVDYRSKIVQFQFLEEPVLEWKVAEHADHLPTVLRVLQKGKLYAKFSKCEFWLNYVFFLRHIISGEGIRVDTQKIEAVKTWPRPTTPTEALKDRLTSAPVLTLPEETDGYVIYCDASSVGLGCVLMQHDHKSLQYVFKKKDLNIRQRRRLELLKDYDVDILYHTWMANVVADTLSSRSTSSLSYIQPKKRGIAHEIHQLDSLGVRLLDSGDIGTIQDMATTSLVTEVKERQYEGHMLVHYRYTTPQKEKTPFEITEDGDLRYRGRLCVPNVARLRRQVMGETHYSLYSIHPGATKMYHDIREVYWWNEMEKDIAEFVA; this comes from the exons tggctgagcatgcagatcatctgcCTACTGTGCTaagagttctacaaaaagggaagttgtatgcaaaattctctaaatgtgaattctggttgaactatGTATTTTTCCTtaggcatatcatttcgggtgaaggcatccgggtggatacgcAAAAGATTGAGGctgtaaagacttggcctagacccacaacaccgacggag gcattgaaggaccgattaacttcagcaccagttCTAACACTCCCAGAAgagaccgatggttatgttatctattgtgatgcttcaagcgttggattgggttgtgtgctgatgcagcatg ACCATAAAAGCCTCCAGTATGTATTCAAAAAAAAGGACTTGAATATACGTCAAAGGAGaaggttggagctacttaaagactatgacgttgatattttataccatacGTGGAtggcgaacgtagtagccgacaCTCTCAGTAGTAGATCTACGAGTAGCCTGTCATATATACAACcaaaaaagaggggaatagcccatgagattcatcagctagatagtcttggagttcggttactggactcaggtgacattggaaCTATTCAGGATATGGCAACaacctctttagtaactgaagtgaaaGAACGCCAATATGAAGGTCatatgttagttcattataggtaTACCACCCCTCAGAAAGAAAAGACACCATTTGAGATTACAGAAGATGGGgacctcagatatcgaggacgattatgtgtccctaatgttgcaaGGTTACggcggcaggttatgggagaaactcactattctctttattctattcatccaggagcgacaaagatgtatcatgatataaGAGAAGTATATTGGTGGAACGAAATGGAAAAGGATATAGCGGAGTTTGTTGcttag